A genome region from Glutamicibacter arilaitensis Re117 includes the following:
- a CDS encoding NAD(P)H-hydrate dehydratase: MIPVYSVAQIRAVEAQENSKRGETSLMKQAASHLASTALGMLAENTSAEPAFVVALIGPGNNGGDGLYALAELQLQKISTLALQFHEQVHAEAAAAYQAAGGTMLDLSDGECELAKASLIIDAIYGLGYRPGSALPVLPANARVLACDVPSGLNPDTGVAEDGVLLAERTLTFGALKSGLLAIDGPLVTGDITVADLEFDFSSVEAGTQLVEETATRELLNQHRSWRDAGRHKYQRGVLGLIAGSDLYPGAAQLTAKAAVACGAGLLRTHVPESIQSMMALSVPESVPLDDDQIKEALSSSRRQIHGKGAKIKAWAIGPGLDGRTPPTGAIADVFASPQPAVIDASGLEVVPAGPSEQPRVLTPHAKELRMLLSRAGVKITPDEIAQDPIRWTRWAALAYNAVVLLKGPTSYIVAPNGDSLMVSHSAPELATAGSGDVLTGILGYMLSDSSLTGTEGLRTVPNRRMMELTACAAYIHGHLGRVTAADGTVNASRLIENLPKVMKQFGF; the protein is encoded by the coding sequence ATGATTCCTGTCTACAGTGTTGCGCAAATTCGTGCGGTTGAAGCCCAGGAGAACTCCAAACGGGGCGAAACCAGCTTAATGAAGCAGGCCGCCTCCCATTTGGCTTCAACAGCGCTTGGAATGCTGGCCGAGAATACCAGCGCCGAACCGGCTTTCGTGGTGGCACTTATTGGCCCGGGCAACAACGGTGGCGATGGGCTGTACGCACTGGCAGAACTCCAACTGCAAAAGATTTCCACGCTGGCACTGCAGTTCCACGAACAGGTCCACGCTGAAGCAGCTGCCGCCTATCAAGCAGCTGGCGGCACCATGCTGGATCTCTCCGATGGCGAATGCGAACTAGCTAAAGCATCACTGATCATTGACGCCATTTATGGCCTTGGATACCGTCCCGGCTCTGCCCTGCCCGTACTTCCTGCGAACGCACGAGTGCTTGCCTGCGATGTTCCATCAGGTTTGAATCCGGATACCGGCGTGGCCGAGGACGGTGTCCTCCTTGCCGAACGCACGCTCACTTTCGGTGCATTGAAGTCCGGACTGCTGGCCATTGATGGTCCGCTGGTCACCGGGGATATTACCGTGGCAGATTTGGAATTCGATTTTTCTTCCGTTGAGGCTGGAACGCAGCTGGTGGAAGAGACCGCTACCCGCGAGCTGCTGAACCAGCACCGCTCTTGGAGGGACGCCGGTCGGCATAAGTACCAGCGCGGGGTCTTGGGCCTGATTGCTGGTTCTGATCTGTATCCGGGAGCCGCGCAACTGACTGCCAAGGCTGCCGTAGCCTGTGGTGCCGGTTTGCTGCGCACTCACGTTCCGGAGTCCATCCAGTCGATGATGGCTCTGTCCGTACCGGAATCTGTTCCCTTGGATGATGATCAGATCAAGGAAGCATTGTCTTCTTCGCGCCGACAGATCCACGGCAAGGGTGCCAAGATCAAGGCATGGGCTATTGGTCCGGGCCTCGATGGGCGCACTCCCCCAACTGGTGCTATCGCTGATGTCTTTGCCAGCCCGCAGCCGGCAGTGATTGACGCATCCGGTTTGGAAGTTGTTCCTGCCGGTCCCAGCGAGCAGCCTCGTGTGCTGACACCTCATGCCAAGGAACTACGCATGCTCCTGAGCCGCGCTGGCGTGAAGATCACCCCGGATGAGATTGCCCAGGATCCAATTCGCTGGACCCGTTGGGCTGCGTTGGCCTACAACGCAGTGGTGCTACTCAAGGGTCCAACCAGCTACATCGTTGCACCTAATGGCGACAGCTTGATGGTGAGCCATTCAGCTCCTGAGCTGGCCACTGCAGGCAGTGGAGATGTCCTGACTGGCATCCTTGGCTACATGCTCTCAGATAGCTCCCTGACGGGCACTGAGGGCCTGCGAACCGTACCTAACCGCCGGATGATGGAACTGACCGCTTGCGCGGCTTACATCCACGGCCATCTGGGCCGAGTGACCGCTGCTGACGGAACTGTGAACGCTTCGCGCTTGATCGAGAATCTGCCGAAGGTAATGAAGCAGTTCGGCTTCTAG
- the truA gene encoding tRNA pseudouridine(38-40) synthase TruA → MSTDPESIDPLGTIALGATQTPAWIRMRMVLGYDGAAYSGWARQPNVLGVQQLVEEALEMLIRRQVRVVVAGRTDAGVHARRQVVHFDLTEEEYTSLPRKAPLAPGPALVRRINGILGRQDGAVWVHEAERAPEGFDARFSALARRYSYRIADGQQRWDPLTRQLTTWHREELDVEAMNREARSVLGRHDFLTYCKPRPHATTIRTLQEFTFTRGADGLVLAHLKADAFCHNMVRALIGAAMMVGDGREQPGFLAERLELMVRDSKTKLSHPRALVLEEVYYPEAAELAARALQTRARRTEAEVDEAAAGS, encoded by the coding sequence ATGAGCACTGACCCTGAATCCATCGATCCTCTAGGCACCATCGCTTTGGGGGCCACGCAAACACCAGCATGGATCCGCATGCGCATGGTGCTCGGATATGACGGTGCCGCATACAGCGGGTGGGCGCGACAGCCCAACGTCTTGGGCGTGCAGCAGCTGGTTGAAGAAGCCTTGGAAATGCTGATCCGGCGACAGGTACGCGTCGTAGTTGCCGGCCGCACCGATGCCGGAGTGCACGCACGCCGCCAGGTAGTGCACTTCGACCTGACCGAGGAAGAATACACAAGCCTGCCGCGCAAGGCGCCACTGGCTCCGGGTCCTGCGCTGGTACGCCGCATCAACGGGATTCTGGGACGCCAGGATGGCGCGGTATGGGTCCATGAAGCAGAACGTGCTCCTGAAGGCTTTGATGCCCGCTTCTCGGCGCTGGCTCGCCGGTATTCCTACCGGATTGCCGATGGCCAGCAGCGCTGGGATCCACTGACCCGCCAGTTGACCACGTGGCACCGCGAGGAGCTGGATGTCGAGGCGATGAACCGCGAAGCGCGGAGCGTGCTGGGACGGCATGACTTCTTGACCTACTGCAAGCCTCGGCCCCATGCCACCACTATCCGCACCCTGCAGGAATTCACCTTCACTCGTGGAGCGGACGGATTAGTCCTAGCGCACTTGAAGGCGGATGCCTTCTGCCACAATATGGTCCGCGCCCTGATTGGCGCAGCGATGATGGTGGGTGATGGCCGGGAGCAGCCAGGATTCCTCGCCGAGCGCCTTGAGTTGATGGTGCGCGATTCGAAGACAAAGCTTTCGCACCCGCGTGCACTGGTTCTCGAAGAGGTCTACTATCCGGAAGCTGCAGAGCTGGCCGCACGGGCGCTGCAGACCCGGGCCCGTCGAACCGAGGCCGAGGTAGATGAAGCTGCCGCGGGGAGCTGA
- the rpsI gene encoding 30S ribosomal protein S9 yields the protein MAQNTEETTEFEGETPSTYTTETVASTAAVDTERAPLTVPGAAVGRRKQAIARVRLVPGSGKWTVNGRTLENFFPNKLHQQDVNEPFKILGLEGAYDVIARINGGGISGQAGALRLGIARSLNEIDRDANRAALKKAGYLTRDARVIERKKAGLKKARKASQFSKR from the coding sequence GTGGCTCAGAACACTGAAGAAACCACTGAATTCGAGGGTGAGACCCCTTCGACCTACACTACCGAGACCGTAGCTTCGACTGCTGCTGTTGACACCGAGCGCGCTCCACTGACCGTGCCAGGTGCAGCTGTTGGCCGCCGCAAGCAGGCTATTGCTCGCGTTCGCCTGGTTCCAGGCTCCGGCAAGTGGACCGTTAACGGTCGCACCCTGGAGAACTTCTTCCCTAACAAGCTGCACCAGCAGGACGTCAACGAGCCTTTCAAGATCCTTGGTCTTGAGGGTGCTTACGACGTTATCGCTCGTATCAACGGTGGCGGCATTTCCGGCCAGGCCGGTGCACTTCGTTTGGGTATCGCCCGTTCGCTGAACGAGATCGATCGCGATGCAAACCGCGCAGCCCTGAAGAAGGCTGGCTACTTGACTCGTGACGCACGCGTCATCGAGCGTAAGAAGGCTGGTCTGAAGAAGGCACGTAAGGCTTCGCAGTTCTCGAAGCGCTAA
- a CDS encoding holo-ACP synthase codes for MIAGIGVDIVDVPRFGRQLEKTPRLRERLFTEEERDLPLRSLAARFAAKEAIAKALGAPSGMNWQHCTVRKDEAGDPQIHNTGSVAEASNLRGITSWHLTMSHDGDMAIAMVVAER; via the coding sequence ATGATTGCAGGTATCGGAGTGGACATAGTTGATGTGCCACGTTTTGGACGTCAGCTCGAAAAGACTCCACGTTTGCGTGAGCGGCTCTTCACCGAAGAAGAACGCGACCTGCCCCTGCGTTCCCTGGCGGCCCGTTTCGCAGCCAAGGAAGCCATTGCCAAGGCACTGGGCGCTCCTTCGGGCATGAATTGGCAGCACTGCACCGTCCGCAAGGATGAAGCCGGTGATCCGCAGATTCACAACACCGGGTCTGTCGCCGAGGCAAGCAACCTGCGAGGGATCACTTCATGGCACCTGACCATGTCCCATGATGGCGACATGGCTATCGCGATGGTGGTTGCCGAGCGCTAA
- the glmM gene encoding phosphoglucosamine mutase: MARLFGTDGVRGKANELLTPELALELAQAASVVLGLSQPEDGYKPVAVVAKDPRISGDFLSAAIEAGLAASGVDVMDAGTLPTPAAAFLVGDLNADFGVMISASHNAAPDNGIKFLARGGKKLDDALEDAIEACLKMPKPRPTAGEVGRVSRFADAEDRYIMHLLQALPNRLEGLKVVLDCAHGAASGCSPEVFKAAGAETIVIGAEPDGININDGYGSTHLEKLQAAVLEHGADLGIAHDGDADRCLAVDHEGTVVDGDQIMAVMALDMKDRGELKDNTLVATVMSNLGLTLAMEAAGITVKQTGVGDRYVLEGMREGDYSLGGEQSGHVIFSKHATTGDGVLTGLMIAARVKATGKSLKELASVLTVLPQVLINVRGVDKAGVPECEPLQEAIAAAEASLGTTGRVLLRPSGTEPVVRVMVEAATHEQAQAEAETLAESVKEHLAL, translated from the coding sequence ATGGCAAGGTTATTTGGGACCGATGGGGTCCGAGGAAAAGCAAACGAACTGTTAACTCCCGAGCTCGCGCTGGAACTGGCGCAGGCAGCATCGGTGGTGCTGGGCTTGAGCCAACCAGAGGACGGCTACAAGCCGGTCGCTGTGGTTGCCAAGGACCCGCGCATCAGTGGTGACTTCCTGTCCGCCGCAATTGAGGCTGGCCTCGCCGCCTCCGGCGTTGATGTCATGGATGCCGGCACCCTGCCGACACCTGCGGCAGCATTCTTGGTGGGGGACCTGAACGCCGATTTCGGTGTCATGATCTCCGCTTCGCACAACGCGGCTCCGGATAACGGTATTAAGTTCTTGGCCCGCGGCGGCAAGAAGCTGGACGATGCGCTGGAAGACGCCATCGAAGCCTGCTTGAAGATGCCAAAGCCACGCCCAACCGCAGGAGAGGTAGGCCGAGTATCGCGTTTCGCTGACGCTGAAGACCGCTACATCATGCACCTGCTGCAGGCACTGCCAAACCGCCTTGAAGGGCTGAAGGTAGTCCTGGACTGCGCCCACGGCGCAGCCTCGGGTTGCTCCCCAGAAGTCTTCAAGGCCGCCGGCGCAGAAACCATCGTAATTGGTGCCGAGCCAGATGGCATCAACATCAATGACGGCTACGGCTCCACCCACCTGGAGAAGCTGCAGGCCGCTGTGCTGGAGCACGGTGCAGACCTGGGCATCGCCCACGACGGCGACGCCGATCGCTGCTTGGCCGTAGACCATGAAGGTACCGTCGTTGACGGCGACCAGATCATGGCAGTCATGGCACTGGATATGAAGGACCGCGGAGAACTCAAGGACAACACCTTGGTAGCTACCGTGATGAGCAACCTCGGACTGACCCTGGCCATGGAAGCTGCTGGCATCACCGTCAAGCAGACCGGCGTGGGCGACCGCTACGTGCTAGAAGGCATGCGCGAAGGCGATTACTCGTTGGGCGGCGAACAGTCCGGCCACGTGATCTTCTCCAAGCACGCCACCACCGGCGACGGCGTGTTGACCGGCCTGATGATTGCAGCCCGCGTGAAGGCAACCGGCAAGTCCCTGAAGGAACTTGCCTCGGTGCTCACCGTGCTGCCGCAGGTACTGATCAACGTGCGTGGCGTGGACAAGGCAGGTGTTCCAGAATGCGAGCCGCTGCAGGAGGCCATTGCCGCCGCAGAAGCAAGCTTGGGCACCACCGGCCGTGTACTGCTGCGCCCATCGGGCACCGAACCAGTTGTCCGCGTCATGGTCGAGGCAGCTACCCACGAGCAAGCCCAGGCTGAAGCTGAGACCCTGGCCGAATCGGTCAAGGAACACCTGGCCCTCTAA
- a CDS encoding UDP-glucose dehydrogenase family protein, translating to MTLRISVIGTGYLGATHAACMAEMGYEVIGLDIDKTKLDALAAGILPFHEPGLPELLRKHVASGRLRFTDSYAEVAAGADIHFITVGTPQRADSQSADMSYVDGAVDSLLEHINGDALIVGKSTVPVGTARRLSEKIAQGAKAGSSIALAWNPEFLREGFAVQDTLRPDRLVYGLDNGRGLELLREVYAPVLALDTPEVVTDLETSELVKVAANAFLATKISFINAFAEVTETVGGDIKVLADAIGYDKRIGRRFLNAGVGFGGGCLPKDIRALQARVSELGLSQTMGFLAEVDQINLRRRDRVVSLASHMLGNELADKQVSVLGVTFKPNSDDVRDSPALDIAVRLYNEGAEVSVYDPEGNANAAGRFPRLNYVDSYTEAAKNADLVLVLTEWDEFRELQPADLASVVSQRKLIDGRNVLDRPEWREQGWSITGPGEYFELGNMAPATTAIPVQS from the coding sequence GTGACTTTACGCATTAGCGTGATCGGCACCGGCTACCTCGGTGCAACCCATGCCGCCTGCATGGCCGAAATGGGCTATGAAGTCATTGGACTGGACATAGACAAGACCAAGCTGGACGCACTGGCCGCTGGCATCCTGCCCTTCCACGAACCAGGCCTGCCCGAACTGCTGCGCAAGCACGTAGCTTCCGGACGCTTGCGCTTCACCGACAGCTACGCGGAAGTCGCTGCCGGAGCTGATATCCACTTCATCACCGTAGGCACCCCGCAGCGCGCCGACTCCCAGTCTGCAGACATGTCTTATGTCGACGGTGCCGTGGACTCGTTGCTGGAACACATCAACGGCGACGCGTTGATTGTCGGCAAGTCCACCGTCCCAGTAGGCACCGCACGCCGGTTGAGCGAAAAAATTGCCCAGGGTGCCAAGGCTGGAAGCAGCATTGCACTGGCTTGGAATCCCGAATTCCTGCGTGAAGGCTTCGCAGTCCAAGACACCTTGCGCCCGGACCGGTTGGTATACGGCCTGGATAATGGGCGCGGCCTGGAATTGCTGCGCGAAGTGTATGCACCCGTCCTTGCCCTGGACACCCCAGAAGTCGTCACCGACCTGGAGACCTCAGAGCTGGTCAAAGTCGCAGCCAATGCCTTCCTTGCCACCAAGATTTCCTTTATCAACGCCTTTGCTGAAGTTACCGAGACCGTGGGCGGCGATATCAAGGTACTCGCCGACGCCATTGGCTACGACAAGCGCATTGGACGCCGGTTCTTGAACGCAGGAGTGGGCTTTGGTGGCGGCTGCCTGCCCAAGGACATCCGAGCTCTGCAGGCACGCGTCAGCGAGCTTGGCCTGAGCCAGACCATGGGGTTCCTAGCTGAAGTAGACCAGATCAACCTGCGCCGCCGTGACCGCGTAGTCTCGCTGGCCTCGCACATGCTGGGCAATGAACTGGCCGACAAGCAGGTATCGGTGTTGGGCGTGACCTTCAAGCCCAACAGCGATGACGTGCGGGACTCACCAGCATTGGACATTGCCGTACGCCTGTACAACGAAGGCGCTGAAGTCTCGGTCTATGACCCGGAAGGCAACGCCAACGCAGCTGGACGCTTCCCGCGCTTGAACTACGTGGATTCCTATACGGAAGCAGCCAAGAACGCGGACCTGGTCCTGGTGCTCACCGAGTGGGATGAATTCCGCGAATTGCAGCCAGCTGATCTTGCCAGCGTCGTGTCCCAGAGGAAGCTTATTGACGGACGCAATGTCCTTGACCGTCCAGAATGGCGGGAGCAGGGCTGGAGCATTACTGGTCCGGGAGAGTACTTCGAACTGGGCAATATGGCTCCGGCAACGACCGCGATCCCCGTGCAGTCCTAA
- the rplM gene encoding 50S ribosomal protein L13 — translation MRTYTPKPADQTRQWYVIDATDVVLGRLAVQAATLLRGKHKPTFAAHMDMGDHVIIINADKVALTGNKLENKRAYRHSGFPGGLKSINYADLLEKNPVLAVEKAIKGMLPKNKLSDAQLSKLKVYRGAEHPHAAQSPKALEITQVAQ, via the coding sequence GTGCGTACGTACACCCCAAAGCCGGCTGACCAGACTCGTCAGTGGTATGTCATTGACGCCACCGACGTAGTACTCGGCCGTCTCGCCGTCCAGGCCGCAACCCTGCTGCGCGGCAAGCACAAGCCGACCTTTGCAGCCCACATGGACATGGGCGACCATGTCATCATCATCAACGCTGACAAGGTTGCACTGACCGGTAACAAGCTTGAGAACAAGCGCGCTTACCGCCACTCCGGTTTCCCAGGTGGCCTGAAGAGCATCAACTACGCAGACCTGCTGGAAAAGAACCCAGTTCTGGCTGTAGAGAAGGCTATCAAGGGCATGCTGCCTAAGAACAAGCTTTCGGATGCCCAGCTGTCGAAGCTGAAGGTCTACCGCGGCGCAGAGCACCCACACGCTGCTCAGTCGCCAAAGGCACTGGAAATCACCCAGGTCGCTCAGTAG